One genomic region from Thunnus maccoyii chromosome 16, fThuMac1.1, whole genome shotgun sequence encodes:
- the LOC121880542 gene encoding protein YIPF5-like isoform X1: protein MGDFQQFEQDFYQTGYYIDDQGHTVAYSYDAYDSDPSAYYDNGSQAFMPGVLDPSMEQQYTGQFYQPSGTVGDKGTNSLELEPPLLEELGINFDHIWQKTLTVLNPFKPADGSIMNETDLTGPILFCIALGVTLMMAGKAQFGYVYGISATACIGMYILLSLMSSLSVSYGCVASVLGYCLLPMVALSAFAVFYSLQGVLGTVLALLVVCWCSLSASKIFISTLAMEGQQLLVAYPCALLYGLFALLTVF, encoded by the exons ATGGGGGACTTCCAGCAGTTTGAGCAGGACTTCTACCAGACAGGATATTACATAGATGACCAAGGTCACACTGTGGCCTACAGCTATGATGCCTATGATTCCGACCCTTCTGCTTATTACGACAA tgGAAGTCAGGCTTTCATGCCAGGTGTTCTGGATCCTTCCATGGAGCAGCAGTACACTGGACAGTTCTACCAGCCCTCTGGGACTGTGGGAGACAAAGGAACAAATTCCCTTGAACTGGAGCCTCCTCTTCTTGAGG AACTTGGCATCAATTTTGATCACATCTGGCAAAAGACATTGACGGTGTTGAACCCTTTTAAGCCTGCAGATGGCAGCATTATGAATGAGACTGATTTGACAGGTCCTATCCTGTTCTGCATCGCACTGGGGGTCACTTTAATGATG GCTGGTAAAGCCCAGTTTGGCTACGTGTATGGGATCAGTGCTACAGCCTGTATTGGAATGTACATCCTGCTGAGTCTGATGAGTTCTCTGTCAGTGTCGTATGGTTGTGTGGCCAGTGTCCTGGGCTACTGCCTCCTGCCCATGGTGGCCCTCTCTGCATTTGCTGTCTTCTACTCTCTGCA aggCGTCCTGGGTACAGTCCTGGCCTTACTGGTGGTTTGCTGGTGTAGTCTTTCTGCCTCCAAGATCTTCATCTCCACCCTGGCTATGGAAGGCCAGCAGCTGTTGGTGGCCTACCCATGTGCCCTGCTTTATGGGCTCTTTGCACTGCTCACTGTATTCTAA
- the LOC121880542 gene encoding protein YIPF7-like isoform X2 produces the protein MTKVTLWPTAMMPMIPTLLLITTMEVRLSCQVFWILPWSSSTLDSSTSPLGLWETKEQIPLNWSLLFLRPADGSIMNETDLTGPILFCIALGVTLMMAGKAQFGYVYGISATACIGMYILLSLMSSLSVSYGCVASVLGYCLLPMVALSAFAVFYSLQGVLGTVLALLVVCWCSLSASKIFISTLAMEGQQLLVAYPCALLYGLFALLTVF, from the exons ATGACCAAGGTCACACTGTGGCCTACAGCTATGATGCCTATGATTCCGACCCTTCTGCTTATTACGACAA tgGAAGTCAGGCTTTCATGCCAGGTGTTCTGGATCCTTCCATGGAGCAGCAGTACACTGGACAGTTCTACCAGCCCTCTGGGACTGTGGGAGACAAAGGAACAAATTCCCTTGAACTGGAGCCTCCTCTTCTTGAGG CCTGCAGATGGCAGCATTATGAATGAGACTGATTTGACAGGTCCTATCCTGTTCTGCATCGCACTGGGGGTCACTTTAATGATG GCTGGTAAAGCCCAGTTTGGCTACGTGTATGGGATCAGTGCTACAGCCTGTATTGGAATGTACATCCTGCTGAGTCTGATGAGTTCTCTGTCAGTGTCGTATGGTTGTGTGGCCAGTGTCCTGGGCTACTGCCTCCTGCCCATGGTGGCCCTCTCTGCATTTGCTGTCTTCTACTCTCTGCA aggCGTCCTGGGTACAGTCCTGGCCTTACTGGTGGTTTGCTGGTGTAGTCTTTCTGCCTCCAAGATCTTCATCTCCACCCTGGCTATGGAAGGCCAGCAGCTGTTGGTGGCCTACCCATGTGCCCTGCTTTATGGGCTCTTTGCACTGCTCACTGTATTCTAA